A single region of the Dryobates pubescens isolate bDryPub1 chromosome 11, bDryPub1.pri, whole genome shotgun sequence genome encodes:
- the LOC128897563 gene encoding retinal-specific phospholipid-transporting ATPase ABCA4-like has translation MHANLSYRNAKTAHSAGLFNEFTFQTSIKTEGHCPQFDAIGDLHTGREHLHLDAHRKGVPAEEIKRDEPTTEMDPQSQGLLCDSIVSMLRDRPAVVLTSHRKAKRIQMYEYSTNSY, from the exons ATGCATGCAAACTTGAGCTACAGAAATGCAAAGACTGCACATAGTGCTGGGCTCTTTAACGA aTTCACATTTCAAACGTCCATCAAAACAGAGGGGCACTGCCCTCAGTTCGATGCCATTGGTGACCTGCACACAGGAAGAGAACATCTCCACTTAGATGCACACCGCAAGGGGGTTCCAGCTGAGGAAATTAAGAGG GATGAACCAACTACTGAAATGGACCCTCAATCCCAGGGCCTTCTGTGTGACTCTATTGTCAGCATGCTCAGAGACAGACCAGCTGTGGTTCTAACCTCTCACAG aaagGCCAAGAGGATCCAAATGTATGAATATTCCACTAACTCATACTAG